One genomic window of Alphaproteobacteria bacterium includes the following:
- a CDS encoding HlyD family efflux transporter periplasmic adaptor subunit translates to MSTFSMPMEIKMLNKKKLVLFAFVSMLALSAAAVPVYASGDHKEEAATASKGEEHAEEGGEHGHGAEGGEDHDEEGKAAIDPQAAADMKIVAADAGAAVIQSSIPVTGKISLNRNAMAEVKGRFAGVVKSVTKTQGETVKEGETLATVEANDSLQVYAIKSPISGIVLARNTNIGHIAGDEPMFVIANLSSLWGEFHIFPKDMMSVSSGQKIRIKAVGGDMISDTEIASLLPLTESASQTVIARAEVSNADGKWRPGMSVHGDIFTAEKSVPVAVKLSAIQRIEGKPVVFVEKDGNYETRNVTLGLQDSTWAEVTEGVQAGEKYVSEGSFVVKAQIGKAGAEHAH, encoded by the coding sequence ATGTCGACCTTCTCAATGCCTATGGAGATAAAAATGCTCAATAAGAAAAAACTCGTCCTCTTTGCCTTCGTGTCCATGCTGGCGCTTAGTGCCGCAGCAGTGCCGGTCTATGCCTCCGGCGATCACAAGGAAGAAGCTGCCACCGCCAGCAAGGGTGAAGAACACGCCGAAGAAGGCGGTGAACACGGCCACGGCGCGGAAGGCGGCGAAGACCATGATGAAGAAGGCAAGGCTGCCATCGACCCGCAGGCCGCCGCAGACATGAAGATCGTAGCGGCGGATGCCGGGGCTGCGGTCATCCAAAGCTCCATCCCTGTGACGGGCAAGATTTCCCTCAACCGCAACGCCATGGCGGAAGTCAAAGGCCGCTTTGCGGGCGTGGTGAAATCCGTGACCAAGACTCAAGGCGAAACCGTGAAGGAAGGCGAAACGCTGGCAACAGTCGAGGCTAACGACAGCTTGCAAGTCTATGCCATCAAGTCACCGATCAGCGGCATCGTGCTGGCCAGAAACACCAATATCGGCCACATCGCCGGAGATGAGCCGATGTTCGTCATCGCCAACCTCTCCAGCCTCTGGGGTGAATTCCACATCTTCCCCAAGGATATGATGTCGGTAAGCAGCGGCCAGAAAATCCGTATCAAGGCGGTCGGCGGCGACATGATCAGCGACACCGAGATTGCCTCGCTGCTGCCGCTGACGGAAAGCGCCAGCCAGACTGTCATCGCGCGCGCGGAAGTCAGCAACGCGGACGGCAAGTGGCGTCCTGGCATGTCCGTCCACGGCGATATCTTCACGGCGGAAAAGAGTGTGCCTGTGGCCGTCAAGCTCTCGGCCATTCAGCGCATTGAAGGCAAGCCTGTTGTCTTTGTTGAAAAGGACGGGAACTACGAGACCCGCAACGTCACGCTCGGCCTGCAGGACAGCACTTGGGCAGAAGTGACCGAGGGCGTACAGGCAGGCGAGAAATACGTTTCCGAAGGCAGCTTCGTCGTCAAAGCGCAGATCGGCAAAGCCGGCGCGGAACACGCACATTAA
- a CDS encoding CusA/CzcA family heavy metal efflux RND transporter, with the protein MFERIIGFSLHHRFLIALLTLTIALVGVFSLKNLPIDAVPDITNKQVQINTVAPAFSPMEVEKQVTFPIETALSGIPGLESTRSISRNGFSQITAIFKDDVDIYFARQQVGERISEAKESLPQGVEPGMGAITTGLGEIYMWTVEYEHPGGEGAEVKNGQPGWQSDGSYLTPEGQKLKEDFELASYLRTVQDWIIRPQLKSVAGVAGIDAIGGYVKQYHVRPYPEKLVAFGLNFSEIIEAIEKNNASIGAGYIENNGESYVVRSDGRIEAADEIGNIVVAHRKGTPIYLRDVADIGLGKELRTGSASENGHEVVVGTALMLIGENSRTVSAAVDKKLTEINKSLPVGLKAKTVLNRTKLVDATISTVQKNLSEGALLVIAVLFLTLGNIRAAIITALVIPVSMLMTAIGMVKGGISGNLMSLGALDFGLIVDGSIIITENCLKRLAEKQHETGKTLTLSERLHEVMAASREMIRPTVFGQAIIIMVYVPMLTFTGVEGKMFEPMAITVILALAAALVLSLTFVPAMIAIFVKGKVEEKEGRLIGGGKRAYEPMLKRAINNPLKVAAVSFAAFAFSCVVFMSLGREFIPTLDEKDIAMHAMRIPSTSLSQSQALQFEVERTVSKFPEVAFVFAKTGTAEMASDPMPPNVSDTFIILKDKKEWPDKSLEKAELIKRIEEAVNKVPGNNYEFTQPIQMRFNELISGVRSDVAVKIYGDDFGAMEKSANEIAAAMKSIQGAADVKVEQTSGLPMLEIKLDKPAIARYGLNVSDILEVISIAVGGREAGMVFQGDRRFDIIVRLPEQLREDKETLQNLPILLPAEDDNGHDSGPTYVPLRELANIELVDGPNQISRENGKRRVVIQANVRGRDIGSFVTDAQAAIAAKVKVPAGYWLEWGGQFENMKAASERLAVVVPACFLAIFLLLFIALGSVKHAILVFSGIPLALIGGILTLWLFHLPFSISAAVGFIALSGISVLNGLVMVTSMNQHVQAGKKVAEAAVRGAVDKFRPMMMAAIVPSLGYVPMAISTGAGAEVQRPLALVVIGGLIVSTMLTLFVLPALYKKYTTETDNVEEAL; encoded by the coding sequence ATGTTTGAACGCATTATCGGCTTTTCCCTGCACCACCGCTTTTTGATCGCGCTCTTGACGCTGACGATTGCCTTGGTCGGGGTTTTCTCCCTGAAAAACCTCCCCATCGACGCCGTACCGGATATCACGAACAAACAGGTACAGATCAACACCGTCGCACCAGCTTTCTCCCCCATGGAAGTCGAGAAACAGGTCACGTTCCCCATTGAAACGGCGCTGTCGGGCATTCCTGGCCTTGAAAGCACCCGCTCGATCTCCCGCAACGGCTTCTCGCAGATCACGGCGATCTTCAAAGACGACGTGGACATTTACTTTGCGCGGCAACAGGTCGGTGAGCGTATTTCCGAGGCGAAAGAAAGCCTTCCCCAAGGTGTGGAGCCTGGCATGGGCGCGATCACGACCGGCCTTGGCGAGATTTATATGTGGACGGTGGAATACGAACACCCTGGCGGCGAAGGCGCGGAAGTCAAGAACGGCCAGCCTGGCTGGCAGAGCGATGGCAGCTATCTCACCCCCGAAGGCCAGAAGCTGAAGGAGGACTTCGAGCTGGCGTCCTACCTTCGCACCGTGCAGGACTGGATCATCCGGCCGCAGTTGAAGTCCGTGGCGGGTGTCGCGGGCATCGACGCCATCGGCGGCTACGTCAAGCAGTACCATGTGCGCCCGTATCCGGAGAAACTGGTCGCTTTCGGCCTTAACTTCTCGGAAATCATCGAGGCGATTGAAAAGAACAACGCCAGCATTGGCGCGGGCTATATCGAGAACAACGGCGAGTCCTATGTCGTGCGCTCCGATGGCCGTATCGAGGCGGCTGACGAGATCGGCAATATTGTCGTTGCCCACCGCAAAGGCACACCGATTTATCTGCGCGATGTGGCCGACATTGGTCTTGGCAAAGAGCTGCGGACGGGTTCTGCCAGCGAAAACGGCCACGAGGTTGTGGTCGGTACTGCGCTTATGCTGATTGGCGAAAACAGCCGCACCGTTTCGGCGGCAGTCGACAAAAAGCTGACCGAGATCAACAAGTCTCTGCCTGTTGGCCTCAAGGCTAAAACCGTCCTGAACCGCACCAAGCTCGTGGATGCGACGATCAGCACGGTTCAAAAGAACCTGTCGGAAGGCGCTTTGCTGGTTATTGCCGTTCTATTCCTGACGCTTGGCAATATCCGCGCCGCCATCATTACGGCACTCGTCATCCCTGTTTCCATGCTGATGACCGCCATCGGCATGGTCAAGGGTGGGATCAGCGGCAACCTTATGTCGCTGGGCGCGCTCGACTTCGGTCTGATCGTGGATGGCTCCATCATCATCACGGAAAACTGCCTGAAACGTCTGGCCGAGAAGCAACATGAGACAGGGAAAACCCTGACGCTGTCGGAACGACTGCACGAAGTCATGGCAGCCAGCCGCGAAATGATCCGCCCGACCGTCTTTGGTCAGGCGATCATCATCATGGTTTACGTTCCGATGCTCACCTTCACAGGCGTCGAAGGCAAGATGTTCGAGCCGATGGCAATCACCGTCATCCTCGCGCTGGCCGCGGCCCTTGTGCTGTCCCTGACCTTTGTTCCCGCGATGATCGCTATCTTCGTCAAAGGCAAGGTCGAGGAGAAAGAAGGCCGCCTGATCGGCGGCGGCAAGCGCGCCTATGAGCCGATGCTGAAACGCGCCATCAACAACCCGCTCAAGGTGGCGGCGGTGTCTTTCGCCGCTTTCGCCTTTTCGTGTGTGGTGTTCATGTCGTTGGGACGGGAATTCATCCCGACGCTGGACGAGAAGGATATCGCCATGCATGCCATGCGTATCCCCAGCACTTCCCTGAGCCAGTCTCAAGCCCTGCAGTTCGAGGTAGAAAGAACGGTCAGCAAGTTCCCCGAAGTCGCTTTTGTGTTTGCAAAGACGGGTACGGCGGAAATGGCGTCCGACCCCATGCCGCCCAACGTCTCGGACACCTTCATCATCCTGAAGGACAAAAAAGAATGGCCGGACAAGTCGCTGGAGAAGGCCGAGCTGATCAAACGCATCGAGGAAGCCGTGAACAAGGTTCCTGGCAACAACTACGAATTCACGCAGCCGATCCAGATGCGCTTTAACGAGCTGATCTCCGGCGTCCGCAGCGATGTGGCCGTGAAGATTTACGGCGATGACTTCGGTGCCATGGAAAAATCGGCCAACGAGATCGCCGCCGCGATGAAGTCCATCCAAGGCGCTGCGGACGTAAAGGTCGAGCAGACCTCCGGCCTTCCCATGCTGGAAATCAAGCTGGATAAGCCCGCCATTGCCCGTTACGGCCTCAATGTCAGCGATATTCTGGAGGTGATCTCCATCGCTGTCGGCGGGCGCGAGGCTGGCATGGTGTTCCAGGGCGACCGCCGCTTTGACATCATCGTGCGCTTGCCCGAACAGTTGCGGGAGGATAAGGAGACCTTGCAAAACCTCCCCATTCTCCTGCCCGCAGAGGACGACAACGGCCACGATAGCGGCCCCACTTATGTCCCTCTGCGTGAGCTGGCCAATATTGAGCTGGTTGACGGCCCTAACCAGATCAGCCGCGAGAACGGCAAACGCCGCGTGGTCATTCAGGCCAACGTGCGCGGGCGCGATATCGGCAGCTTCGTGACCGACGCGCAGGCCGCCATCGCCGCCAAGGTCAAGGTTCCGGCCGGATACTGGCTGGAATGGGGCGGGCAGTTCGAGAACATGAAGGCCGCATCCGAAAGGTTGGCTGTTGTGGTTCCCGCCTGCTTCCTCGCCATCTTCCTATTGCTGTTTATTGCGCTCGGATCGGTGAAACACGCCATCCTGGTCTTTAGCGGCATCCCCTTGGCCTTGATCGGCGGTATCCTGACGCTCTGGCTCTTCCATCTGCCATTCTCGATCTCGGCAGCGGTGGGCTTTATTGCGCTCTCCGGTATCTCCGTCCTCAACGGCCTGGTCATGGTCACTAGCATGAACCAGCATGTGCAGGCGGGTAAGAAAGTGGCTGAGGCCGCCGTGCGCGGCGCGGTGGACAAATTCCGCCCGATGATGATGGCGGCGATTGTTCCGTCCCTCGGCTACGTCCCCATGGCGATCTCCACAGGCGCAGGCGCGGAAGTGCAACGGCCTCTGGCTCTCGTCGTCATCGGCGGTCTGATCGTTTCCACCATGCTGACACTGTTCGTCTTGCCCGCGCTGTACAAAAAGTACACGACCGAGACCGACAATGTTGAAGAAGCTTTATAA
- a CDS encoding copper chaperone PCu(A)C: MNMRKIIYPALAAVMFVSVSAHAANETIKISDVWAWPTVRSAKVGGVYLTITNNGSEADRLMSVTTDEAEKVQLRTLSQGSVPQLRDFESGLEIPAGQTVTLAPDNTHLALKGLKEPLQKGGEVHLTMQFKKAGTIDVTANVMARGYTGKAAQ; encoded by the coding sequence ATGAATATGCGTAAAATCATCTACCCTGCCTTAGCTGCCGTTATGTTTGTATCCGTGAGCGCCCATGCAGCCAACGAAACAATCAAAATCTCTGATGTCTGGGCATGGCCGACTGTCCGCAGCGCAAAGGTTGGCGGCGTCTATTTGACGATCACCAACAACGGCTCTGAAGCAGACCGTCTGATGTCCGTCACGACCGACGAAGCCGAAAAAGTCCAGCTCCGCACGCTCTCACAAGGCAGCGTCCCGCAACTGCGGGATTTTGAAAGCGGCCTGGAAATCCCCGCAGGCCAAACCGTAACGCTTGCCCCCGACAACACACACCTTGCTTTAAAGGGCTTAAAAGAGCCTCTGCAAAAAGGCGGTGAGGTTCATTTAACGATGCAGTTCAAAAAGGCTGGAACCATTGATGTCACCGCCAATGTCATGGCCAGAGGCTACACAGGGAAGGCTGCTCAATGA
- a CDS encoding MerR family transcriptional regulator — MTKSLKEITIGELSSQTGCKVETIRFYEKIGLLEAPARTSGNQRRYNTACLQRLHFIRHARDMGFDIDDIRELINLSEQPSQDCAIVDGIAQRYLESVKERIKKLKKLEKELSHIVTSCKHGTISECRIIETLADHAKCKSKVH, encoded by the coding sequence ATGACTAAGTCATTGAAAGAAATAACAATTGGCGAGCTTTCCAGTCAGACCGGCTGTAAGGTCGAAACAATTCGATTCTACGAAAAAATTGGTTTGCTTGAAGCTCCCGCACGAACCTCTGGCAACCAGAGGCGCTATAATACAGCCTGTTTGCAGCGCCTGCACTTTATCCGTCATGCACGGGATATGGGCTTTGATATTGATGACATCCGCGAATTGATCAATCTCTCTGAGCAACCAAGTCAAGATTGCGCCATTGTCGATGGCATCGCACAGAGGTATTTAGAAAGCGTGAAAGAGCGCATCAAGAAGCTGAAGAAGCTTGAGAAAGAATTAAGTCATATCGTCACCTCCTGTAAACACGGCACGATCTCTGAATGCCGTATCATTGAAACTCTGGCAGACCACGCAAAATGCAAATCAAAAGTGCATTGA
- the cadA gene encoding cadmium-translocating P-type ATPase, which produces MSASEQKKETIFVIQKMDCPTEEKLIRNRLQNMAGVDDLRFNLMERELTVRYSLESDETIEAALQDLDMAPARKDSGDQKSDAHAAIPNATKIVVGLSGVAALTAEISGWVTGNEQSPAVIALAVIAILTGGYGTAKKGWTALRTFTLNIYFLMTIAVIGAVLIGEWPEAAMVTFLFAFAELIESYSLDRARNAIRSLMQMTPDTATVKQPDGSWQSISVDDVKVEALVRVKPGERIPLDGIITSGQSSINQAPITGESMPVEKKVGDTVFAGSINERGSFEFRVTSNKGNTTLARIIRSVQAAQGDRAPTQRFVDRFAAYYTPAVVVLAILIAAVPPLFFGAVFKVWFYKALVMLVIACPCALVISTPVTVVSGLAVAARNGILIKGGVYLEEGRKLKALALDKTGTLTHGKPVVTDISPLDGEAADKYLRIAGSLESHSEHPVARAVTAHVVKEKGQNTLQEVTDFESITGRGIKGKIDGTLYYIGNHRLVEELGICNPNVEAVLEKLEKEGKTTVILATEQKPLCILAVADTIRDTSVAAIQDLEEQGIRCVILTGDNQVTANAIAASTGIKDVRGNMLPEDKLKAIEELQQRYGVIGMVGDGINDAPALAKASIGFAMGAAGTDTALETADVALMQDDLHRLPLFIALSQKTGAILKQHITLAITIKAVFLVMNFANVATLWMAVFADMGASLIVVFNGLRLLKFKKAACSHDHDGHNHGHDHRH; this is translated from the coding sequence ATGTCCGCGTCAGAACAGAAAAAAGAAACCATTTTTGTCATTCAAAAAATGGATTGCCCCACAGAAGAAAAATTGATCCGCAACCGTCTCCAGAACATGGCAGGCGTTGATGATTTGCGGTTTAACCTGATGGAGCGTGAGTTGACAGTGCGCTATAGCCTTGAGAGTGATGAGACAATTGAAGCCGCGCTACAAGATCTAGATATGGCACCCGCGCGGAAAGACAGCGGCGATCAAAAATCAGACGCCCATGCAGCAATACCGAATGCCACGAAAATTGTTGTCGGTTTGTCAGGCGTCGCAGCTCTTACTGCCGAAATTTCTGGATGGGTGACAGGTAATGAACAGAGTCCTGCCGTTATCGCTCTCGCGGTGATCGCCATTCTAACAGGCGGGTACGGAACGGCAAAGAAAGGCTGGACGGCTCTTCGTACTTTCACACTGAATATCTATTTTTTAATGACGATAGCGGTAATCGGTGCTGTTCTCATTGGCGAGTGGCCGGAAGCCGCCATGGTCACGTTCCTGTTTGCCTTTGCGGAATTGATTGAAAGCTATTCACTAGACCGCGCCCGTAATGCCATACGGAGCTTGATGCAAATGACTCCAGATACGGCAACCGTAAAGCAGCCGGATGGCAGCTGGCAATCAATTTCTGTGGACGATGTTAAGGTGGAAGCACTGGTGCGAGTAAAGCCAGGAGAGCGTATTCCCCTTGATGGAATCATCACTTCCGGTCAGTCCAGTATCAACCAGGCACCCATTACAGGCGAAAGCATGCCAGTAGAAAAGAAGGTCGGAGATACTGTTTTTGCTGGTTCAATCAATGAGCGAGGCTCTTTCGAGTTCCGTGTGACCTCCAATAAAGGCAACACCACGCTGGCGCGGATCATTCGCTCAGTCCAGGCGGCCCAAGGCGATCGTGCGCCCACACAACGTTTCGTCGATAGATTTGCGGCTTACTACACGCCCGCCGTGGTCGTACTGGCAATTTTGATTGCCGCCGTGCCGCCGCTCTTCTTTGGGGCAGTATTCAAGGTATGGTTTTATAAAGCACTTGTTATGCTGGTCATTGCTTGCCCTTGTGCCCTGGTTATTTCCACGCCTGTCACTGTTGTGAGCGGCCTTGCTGTTGCCGCGCGCAATGGAATACTCATCAAGGGCGGCGTTTATCTGGAAGAAGGCCGTAAACTAAAAGCTTTGGCGCTCGATAAGACCGGAACACTCACCCATGGTAAGCCGGTGGTGACGGATATTTCACCTCTTGATGGGGAGGCCGCTGACAAATATCTGCGAATAGCCGGAAGCCTCGAAAGCCACTCAGAGCATCCGGTGGCCAGAGCCGTAACAGCGCATGTGGTCAAAGAAAAAGGCCAGAATACCCTGCAGGAAGTGACAGATTTTGAATCCATCACTGGACGCGGTATTAAGGGTAAAATTGACGGTACCCTTTATTATATTGGCAACCACCGCCTTGTCGAAGAACTCGGTATTTGCAACCCCAATGTTGAGGCCGTTCTTGAAAAATTAGAAAAAGAAGGCAAGACAACGGTCATATTGGCAACAGAGCAAAAGCCGCTCTGCATCCTAGCCGTTGCGGACACCATCCGTGACACTAGTGTTGCGGCGATTCAAGATTTGGAAGAGCAAGGCATTCGCTGTGTCATCCTGACCGGGGACAATCAAGTCACGGCCAATGCTATCGCCGCAAGCACAGGCATTAAAGATGTGCGCGGCAATATGCTGCCGGAAGATAAGTTAAAAGCAATTGAAGAACTCCAGCAACGCTACGGCGTGATCGGTATGGTTGGTGACGGCATAAACGATGCGCCTGCCCTTGCCAAAGCCTCCATAGGCTTTGCCATGGGCGCTGCAGGCACCGACACGGCACTGGAAACAGCAGACGTCGCCCTCATGCAAGATGATCTGCATCGTTTGCCGCTATTCATAGCATTGAGCCAAAAGACCGGCGCCATCCTGAAACAGCACATAACTCTCGCCATTACCATTAAGGCGGTGTTCTTGGTGATGAACTTTGCCAACGTGGCAACCCTGTGGATGGCTGTTTTTGCCGATATGGGCGCAAGTTTGATTGTGGTGTTCAACGGCCTGCGTCTTTTGAAATTTAAGAAGGCGGCTTGTTCTCACGATCACGATGGTCACAACCACGGCCATGATCATCGCCATTAG
- a CDS encoding XRE family transcriptional regulator, with protein MIGRALKIIRKFNHVKQKEFAASTGLSPSYVSEIENEIKEPTIEVIQKYSERFDIPMSSILFFSEQLKNKKFSEKVRLKSADKILKMLEWIDDAEDEKTD; from the coding sequence ATGATTGGCAGAGCCTTAAAAATTATTCGCAAGTTTAACCATGTAAAGCAAAAGGAATTTGCCGCCAGTACAGGTTTGTCTCCTTCCTATGTATCGGAGATAGAAAACGAGATTAAAGAACCCACAATAGAGGTCATTCAAAAATACAGTGAACGCTTCGATATCCCGATGTCTTCAATTCTTTTCTTTTCGGAGCAACTGAAGAACAAAAAATTCTCCGAGAAAGTACGCCTGAAGTCAGCGGATAAAATATTAAAAATGTTGGAATGGATAGATGACGCCGAAGACGAAAAAACCGATTAA
- a CDS encoding RNA-directed DNA polymerase, producing the protein MTPKTKKPIKQYTREQSPLFNIQSKRKLAAILKVDFDTCKRLISGGDTYYNVWPNKKGRLIEEPVKDMRITHDTIAKYLKKIQVPDFLFCPVKGRSALDNARSHIGNDELIKLDIGKYFPSTKFERIFDFFHSGMKCSRDVSWSLAKICSYQEHLPTGSPLSPYISYFAHERMWQKIKEMCGQDNYIMTVYVDDLSISGKKLKGETIWRIKNEIKKYGLNYHKEKKYSKNHPKLVTGAVIQDGNIKLRNKHHQEIRKLKKEIKSTKNLVEKQKLENSLKGLSSYRNQVEA; encoded by the coding sequence ATGACGCCGAAGACGAAAAAACCGATTAAACAATATACGAGGGAACAGTCTCCCTTGTTCAATATCCAGTCAAAAAGAAAATTGGCTGCAATACTAAAGGTAGATTTTGATACATGTAAAAGACTTATTTCAGGCGGCGACACATACTATAATGTATGGCCCAACAAAAAAGGGCGCTTGATCGAGGAGCCTGTAAAAGACATGCGGATCACGCATGATACAATTGCTAAATATTTGAAAAAGATTCAGGTACCAGATTTTTTATTCTGCCCCGTAAAAGGCAGATCGGCTTTGGACAATGCAAGAAGCCATATCGGGAATGATGAATTGATTAAGCTGGATATAGGAAAATATTTTCCCTCCACGAAATTTGAACGCATCTTTGATTTCTTTCATTCTGGCATGAAATGCTCACGCGATGTTTCATGGAGCCTAGCAAAAATATGCTCATACCAAGAACACCTGCCGACGGGGAGCCCTCTGAGCCCCTATATTTCTTACTTCGCCCATGAAAGAATGTGGCAGAAAATAAAAGAAATGTGCGGACAGGATAATTATATAATGACCGTATATGTAGACGATTTATCGATCTCAGGGAAAAAACTCAAGGGCGAAACAATCTGGCGCATAAAAAATGAGATCAAAAAATATGGCCTGAACTATCACAAAGAAAAGAAATACAGCAAAAATCATCCGAAGCTCGTTACCGGTGCCGTCATACAAGACGGGAACATCAAGTTAAGAAATAAACATCACCAGGAGATCAGGAAGTTAAAGAAGGAAATTAAAAGCACCAAGAACCTGGTAGAAAAACAAAAATTAGAAAACTCTCTTAAAGGGCTCTCCAGTTATAGAAATCAGGTGGAGGCCTAA